A portion of the Deltaproteobacteria bacterium genome contains these proteins:
- a CDS encoding TetR/AcrR family transcriptional regulator, translated as MQAATRQEQKAATRDRLVNAAMALFARKGIVQTTTADIAKSIRMSHGVVFLHFPKRDDLVIAVIDEFGRRLGVEFRQALEQDLGLRAVLRAHLRVLAEFEPFYARLVTEAPLLPPKVRSTLLMLHAAVSQRLFLALERERKAGRARRFERPLLFNTWIGLVHHYLVNRDLFATGDSVMSEHGDALVQHLMTLVKA; from the coding sequence ATGCAGGCAGCGACCCGGCAGGAGCAGAAGGCGGCGACGCGGGACCGGTTGGTCAATGCGGCGATGGCCCTGTTCGCGCGGAAGGGGATCGTGCAGACGACGACCGCCGACATCGCCAAGTCGATCCGCATGTCCCACGGGGTCGTGTTCCTGCACTTTCCCAAGCGGGACGACCTGGTGATCGCGGTGATCGACGAGTTCGGGCGCCGGTTGGGGGTGGAGTTCCGCCAGGCCCTGGAGCAGGACCTGGGGCTCCGGGCCGTGCTGCGGGCGCACCTGCGCGTGCTGGCCGAGTTCGAGCCCTTCTACGCGCGGCTGGTGACCGAGGCGCCGCTGCTGCCGCCGAAGGTGCGCAGCACGCTGTTGATGCTGCACGCGGCCGTGTCCCAGCGGCTCTTCCTGGCGCTGGAGCGGGAGCGCAAGGCGGGCCGCGCCCGCAGGTTCGAGCGGCCGCTGCTCTTCAACACGTGGATCGGCCTCGTGCACCACTACCTGGTCAATCGAGACCTGTTCGCCACCGGGGATTCGGTGATGTCGGAACACGGAGATGCCCTGGTGCAGCACCTCATGACGCTGGTGAAAGCCTGA
- a CDS encoding GFA family protein has product MEGGCSCAAVRYKLTANPLIVHACHCRDCQRITGSAFVINIWIEKQFVKTNAASPKSFTLKGGSGKDHEVFFCDKCGTYVWSRYHGAPGDYLFVRAGTLDKPDTVRPDVHIFTRSKLPWLDLPEEVPAFKSFYKIEEVWSAESRERLRRNRSGQT; this is encoded by the coding sequence CTGGAAGGTGGTTGTTCGTGCGCAGCTGTGCGGTACAAGTTGACGGCCAATCCCCTCATTGTTCATGCCTGTCACTGCCGGGACTGCCAGCGTATTACCGGCAGCGCATTCGTGATCAACATTTGGATTGAGAAACAATTCGTGAAGACGAATGCGGCAAGTCCGAAGTCATTCACACTCAAAGGAGGCAGCGGGAAGGATCACGAGGTGTTCTTCTGCGACAAGTGCGGTACCTACGTATGGAGCCGCTATCACGGTGCGCCCGGCGACTACTTGTTCGTTCGTGCCGGGACGCTCGACAAGCCCGACACGGTCAGGCCCGATGTTCACATCTTCACGAGGAGCAAACTGCCGTGGCTGGATCTTCCAGAGGAGGTGCCAGCGTTCAAGTCGTTCTATAAGATCGAGGAAGTCTGGTCAGCCGAGAGCAGGGAGCGGCTGCGTCGCAACCGCTCTGGGCAGACCTGA
- a CDS encoding DNA-3-methyladenine glycosylase I — protein MARTVTRCGWCGTDPLYVSYHDDEWGVPVHDDQKLFEFLILEGAQAGLSWITILRRREAYRQAFAGFDAERVARFNARKVEQLLGNPGIVRNRLKVESAVKNARAFLRVQDEFGSFAAYQWRFVDGRPRQNRPRAVEDIPAKTDESDAFSKDLIRRGFGFVGSTIIYAHMQAVGMVNDHVVGCFRQREVARIG, from the coding sequence ATGGCGCGGACGGTGACCCGCTGTGGGTGGTGCGGAACGGACCCTCTCTACGTCAGCTACCACGACGATGAGTGGGGTGTCCCGGTTCATGACGACCAGAAACTGTTCGAGTTCTTGATACTCGAAGGTGCCCAGGCCGGCCTGAGCTGGATCACGATCCTGAGGCGGCGGGAAGCCTACCGCCAGGCCTTTGCCGGCTTCGATGCCGAGCGCGTCGCGCGCTTCAATGCCCGCAAGGTGGAGCAGCTCCTCGGAAACCCGGGCATCGTTCGAAACCGGCTCAAGGTTGAATCCGCGGTCAAGAACGCCCGCGCCTTCCTGCGCGTGCAGGACGAGTTCGGGAGTTTCGCCGCTTATCAATGGCGTTTCGTCGACGGGCGCCCGCGACAGAATCGCCCGCGAGCGGTCGAGGACATCCCAGCGAAGACCGACGAGTCCGACGCCTTCAGTAAGGACTTGATACGCCGTGGCTTCGGATTCGTCGGTTCCACCATCATCTACGCGCACATGCAGGCCGTCGGCATGGTCAATGACCACGTCGTGGGTTGTTTCCGCCAGCGTGAGGTGGCCAGGATTGGATGA